In the Colwellia sp. 20A7 genome, one interval contains:
- the can gene encoding carbonate dehydratase has translation MSTIDHLFENNKQWADKITADNPTFFKSLSEQQSPKYLWIGCSDSRVPANELLGMLPGEVFVHRNIANQVVHSDLNCLSVIQFAVEILKVKDIIVCGHYGCGGIHAAYHDESHGLIDNWLRHIQDVYRFNQAKLNDVKSEAERIDLLCELNVIEQVANISNTTILRSAWLAEQNVTVHGVVYNLRDGILKDLNVSVSSNK, from the coding sequence ATGAGCACAATTGATCATTTATTTGAAAATAATAAACAATGGGCTGACAAAATCACAGCAGACAACCCTACTTTTTTCAAAAGTCTTTCCGAGCAACAATCACCTAAATATTTATGGATAGGTTGTTCGGATTCTCGCGTACCTGCAAATGAATTATTGGGCATGCTACCAGGAGAAGTATTTGTTCATCGTAATATTGCCAACCAAGTTGTTCATTCGGATCTTAATTGCTTATCGGTAATCCAATTTGCTGTAGAAATTTTAAAAGTAAAAGATATTATTGTTTGTGGTCATTATGGTTGTGGTGGTATTCATGCTGCTTATCATGATGAAAGCCATGGTTTAATTGATAACTGGTTGCGCCATATACAAGATGTATATCGCTTTAATCAGGCTAAATTAAATGATGTTAAAAGTGAAGCAGAGCGCATTGATTTACTTTGTGAGCTTAATGTTATTGAACAAGTCGCTAATATTTCAAATACAACCATATTACGTAGTGCATGGCTTGCTGAACAAAATGTAACCGTACATGGGGTAGTTTATAATTTACGTGATGGTATTTTAAAAGACTTGAATGTTTCTGTAAGTAGTAATAAATAA
- a CDS encoding DUF2897 family protein: MSLFGIVITVIALGSIIGSVYFIRKTAQKFNLTPEQLEKVKKRNDELDKEEEEEEKDK; this comes from the coding sequence ATGTCATTATTTGGAATAGTTATAACTGTCATAGCATTAGGTTCAATAATTGGCAGCGTGTATTTTATAAGAAAAACGGCTCAAAAATTTAACTTAACTCCTGAGCAACTAGAAAAAGTCAAAAAACGTAATGATGAGTTAGACAAAGAAGAGGAAGAAGAAGAGAAAGATAAATAG
- the cysK gene encoding cysteine synthase A, whose translation MSNIFEDNSTSIGNTPLVKLNRVIASKNSEGTPTATVYAKIESRNPSFSVKCRIGSGMVWDAEEKGLLVPGKEIVEPTSGNTGIALAFVAAARGYGITLTMPSTMSLERRKLLTALGAKVELTDGAKGMNGAIAKAQEIKDSNPEKYVLLGQFDNPANPQIHEKTTGPEIWRDTDGAIDILVAGVGTGGTITGTSRYIKLTKGKAIQSIAVEPTDSPVITQKLAGEDLTPGPHKIQGIGAGFIPGNLDLDIIDGVEQITNDESMAMAHRLMKEEGILAGISSGAAVMAAKRLAEKPENSGKVIVAILPSSAERYLSSALFSDTFSEKELVQ comes from the coding sequence ATGTCTAATATATTTGAAGATAATTCAACCTCCATTGGAAATACTCCATTGGTAAAACTTAACCGTGTAATCGCTAGTAAAAACAGTGAAGGCACTCCTACAGCAACAGTTTACGCAAAAATAGAGTCAAGAAACCCTAGCTTTAGTGTTAAATGTCGTATTGGCTCAGGTATGGTTTGGGACGCAGAAGAAAAAGGTTTATTAGTTCCTGGTAAAGAAATTGTTGAGCCTACCAGTGGCAATACAGGTATTGCCCTTGCATTTGTTGCTGCTGCTCGAGGTTACGGTATTACGTTGACTATGCCAAGTACGATGAGTTTAGAACGTCGTAAATTATTAACTGCTTTAGGTGCAAAAGTTGAATTAACTGACGGCGCTAAAGGTATGAATGGTGCGATTGCTAAAGCCCAAGAAATTAAAGATTCTAACCCTGAAAAATATGTTTTATTAGGTCAGTTCGACAACCCAGCTAACCCACAAATTCATGAAAAAACTACGGGTCCTGAAATTTGGCGTGATACTGATGGTGCTATTGATATTTTAGTTGCAGGTGTAGGTACAGGCGGAACGATTACTGGTACTAGCCGCTATATCAAACTAACAAAAGGTAAAGCAATTCAAAGTATTGCCGTTGAACCAACAGATTCACCTGTTATTACACAAAAACTTGCTGGTGAAGATCTAACACCTGGTCCTCATAAAATTCAAGGTATTGGTGCTGGCTTTATTCCTGGTAACCTTGATTTAGATATAATTGATGGTGTTGAACAAATAACAAATGATGAATCTATGGCTATGGCTCATAGATTAATGAAAGAAGAAGGTATTCTTGCAGGTATTTCATCTGGCGCAGCGGTAATGGCTGCTAAACGTCTTGCTGAAAAACCAGAAAACTCAGGTAAAGTTATTGTTGCTATTCTACCAAGCTCAGCAGAGCGTTATTTATCTAGTGCTTTATTTAGTGATACTTTTTCAGAAAAAGAATTAGTACAATAA